A single genomic interval of Zunongwangia sp. HGR-M22 harbors:
- a CDS encoding TonB-dependent receptor, which translates to MNLKLLLLILILPITALAQYQVSGVVQDSDGNPIADTEILLSRGAFSKSTTSDASGFYKIEGLKTGTYVLEITTGDFIDFDQIMIQRSNLKHNIKLKNAKDYELGEVALRGETIKSKMEKKGFAVSVIETKEASFRNVQTNELLNQTVGVKLRQNGGLGSRVQYSLNGLSGNAVSIFIDGIPISVYGSSFSLNSIPPAMIKRIEVYKGVVPAHLADDALGGAINIVLNQGAKNNLNASISYGSFNTTQANLNALYRFEESGFTVKASGFYNYSDNDYKVSGRSIVDIDQYGRQTPITARRFNDAYRSNGGMFQAGFTNTSWADQFFIGITASDDYNEVQQGVFPTINPYNGRYTESDALLANLTYQKKDLFIEGLDVNVHGTYGERNTFINDTVPWAYTWSGKRMLDINGNYLKLPSESQQEGGPTLQYNNREVSSIRSGISYAINKHHKFFINHVYTGLIREDHDEVKSLLENTFKEHKDLHKSIYSLSYELKAFQERLQLNLFGKHYRQKVYNNKPVFQQNENGEKSVVNEIYESNKNYTGYGAAASFEVLPNVTLITSAEKAIRLPSETEVFGNPAQNTMENPSIMPEIANNYNFGLSLGSFHFNNHRLKLSTNVFTRDIQDRIGLPLERNPNSEVTPYVNQGSVTSTGIDAELNYSYKTLGFIFNISHLELKQDNGVGIAIPNTPFFMMNTSLRYAMHDIFQKNSVLNFFYNAQFTGEFYYIQTEGYGSNVKGLDEFLVPQQIGQDLGVSYSFPNNKVVLSVDVKNILDEPLYDNLRVQRPGRAFYLKLNYSFNKF; encoded by the coding sequence ATGAACCTAAAATTACTTCTCCTAATTCTTATTTTACCAATTACTGCTCTTGCGCAATATCAAGTAAGTGGTGTTGTCCAGGATTCAGACGGTAACCCAATCGCTGATACCGAAATTCTACTTAGTCGTGGAGCTTTTTCAAAATCAACTACATCTGATGCTTCAGGATTTTATAAAATTGAAGGTCTTAAAACTGGGACTTATGTTCTAGAAATTACTACCGGAGATTTTATTGATTTTGATCAAATAATGATTCAACGTTCCAATCTAAAACATAACATTAAGCTAAAAAATGCCAAAGATTATGAATTGGGAGAGGTAGCGCTTAGAGGTGAGACCATTAAATCTAAAATGGAGAAAAAAGGTTTCGCTGTTAGTGTTATCGAAACTAAAGAGGCCAGTTTTAGAAATGTACAGACCAATGAATTGCTGAACCAAACAGTTGGTGTAAAATTAAGGCAAAATGGAGGCCTGGGTTCAAGGGTTCAATATAGCCTCAACGGTTTATCAGGTAATGCTGTAAGTATATTCATTGACGGCATACCAATTTCGGTATATGGTTCTTCTTTTAGTTTAAATAGCATCCCTCCTGCTATGATTAAAAGAATCGAAGTTTATAAGGGAGTTGTACCTGCTCACCTTGCCGATGATGCTTTAGGTGGTGCAATAAATATAGTATTAAATCAGGGCGCTAAAAATAATTTAAACGCTTCAATTTCTTACGGATCATTTAATACTACACAGGCCAATCTAAATGCTTTGTATAGATTCGAGGAATCTGGTTTTACCGTTAAGGCTTCTGGTTTTTATAATTATTCTGATAATGACTATAAAGTTAGTGGCCGATCTATAGTAGATATTGATCAATACGGAAGACAAACTCCCATAACTGCCCGCCGATTTAATGATGCTTACAGATCTAACGGTGGAATGTTTCAGGCTGGTTTTACAAATACCAGTTGGGCAGATCAATTTTTTATCGGTATAACGGCTTCAGACGACTATAACGAAGTGCAACAAGGTGTTTTCCCTACTATTAATCCATATAATGGAAGGTATACAGAATCTGATGCATTATTAGCCAATCTTACCTACCAGAAAAAAGATCTATTTATTGAAGGTTTAGATGTTAACGTGCACGGAACGTATGGTGAACGAAATACTTTCATCAATGATACTGTACCTTGGGCTTACACCTGGAGCGGAAAACGAATGCTGGATATTAATGGTAATTATCTTAAGCTTCCTTCGGAATCTCAACAGGAAGGTGGACCTACTTTGCAATACAACAACAGAGAAGTTTCCTCTATCAGATCAGGCATATCATACGCCATCAATAAACATCATAAATTTTTTATAAACCATGTATATACCGGTTTAATAAGGGAAGACCATGACGAAGTAAAATCGTTATTAGAAAATACGTTTAAAGAACATAAAGATTTACATAAAAGTATCTACTCTTTAAGCTATGAGTTGAAAGCTTTTCAAGAGAGATTACAACTCAATCTTTTTGGGAAACATTATCGCCAAAAAGTTTATAATAATAAGCCCGTATTTCAGCAAAATGAGAATGGAGAAAAATCTGTAGTGAACGAGATTTACGAAAGCAACAAAAATTATACAGGCTATGGTGCTGCTGCCTCTTTTGAAGTCCTTCCTAATGTAACGCTAATTACTTCTGCAGAAAAAGCGATAAGACTACCTAGCGAAACAGAAGTTTTTGGAAACCCAGCTCAAAACACGATGGAAAACCCTTCTATAATGCCAGAAATAGCTAATAATTATAATTTTGGTCTTTCGTTAGGCTCATTTCATTTCAATAACCACCGGTTAAAATTATCTACCAATGTTTTTACCAGAGACATTCAAGATAGGATTGGCTTGCCATTAGAAAGGAATCCAAATTCAGAAGTAACCCCTTATGTTAATCAAGGCTCAGTTACCTCAACAGGAATAGATGCCGAATTAAATTATTCTTATAAAACTTTAGGCTTTATATTCAATATTTCTCATTTAGAACTTAAACAAGATAACGGGGTAGGAATTGCAATCCCTAACACTCCGTTCTTTATGATGAATACCAGTTTGAGATATGCTATGCATGATATTTTCCAAAAAAATTCAGTATTAAACTTTTTTTATAACGCACAATTTACAGGAGAGTTCTACTACATCCAAACTGAGGGTTACGGATCTAACGTAAAAGGGCTAGATGAATTTTTAGTACCTCAACAAATTGGCCAGGATCTAGGTGTATCTTACAGTTTCCCTAACAATAAAGTTGTTCTAAGCGTAGATGTTAAGAATATTCTTGATGAACCATTGTACGATAATTTAAGAGTACAAAGACCGGGACGCGCTTTTTATCTAAAGCTGAACTATTCATTTAATAAATTCTAA
- a CDS encoding M13 family metallopeptidase: MKKITNAVCLSLIGAAMIGCQNEDKSTEPEKVEIHGINVAYMDTTTSPKKDFFRYVNGTWLDSTEIPGDRTSWGSFMELRETTDNHALALLDEASKDENLKANSDQAKAVNLYKTIMDTVARNEQGVKPVLPYLEKVDKIENKEDLQAYLTEMSKYGGAGFFSFGVRADAKNSNENAAYLYPGNLGLPDRDYYVAEDSDSKEKKAKYEEHIARMMQFLDYSEDDAKKLAKSVVAFETKLAEPRLDKVERRDARKTYNPMTVSELEKMVPAIDWNTYFEEIGAGKLDTIIVSQPKYMKSMQSLLAKKDVEAWKDYLTWTAFDAAAGMLTTEIETANWEFYYKTLRGAKEQRPRNERALGTVNAMVGEALGKLYVEKHFPPEAKEKAQEMIANVIKAYEKRINNLSWMSEDTKKKAIEKLGTTTIKVGYPDEWKDYSDLEITGSEDGSYFQNVMNARKWSVAENIDKLDEPVDKSEWYMAPQTVNAYYNPSYNEIVFPAAILQPPFYDYKADAAVNYGGIGAVIGHEISHGFDDSGARFDAEGNLNNWWTDEDLTQFEGLGKDLADQYSAIEVLDSTFINGEFTLGENIGDLGGVNAAYDGLQMHLEEHGNPGKIDGYTPEQRFFLSWATVWRTKMRDEALKNKIKTDPHSPGMYRAYVPLQNIDAFYEAFNITEGDSMYVKPENRVKIW; the protein is encoded by the coding sequence ATGAAAAAAATAACAAATGCGGTTTGTTTATCTTTAATTGGTGCTGCCATGATCGGCTGCCAAAATGAAGATAAATCTACCGAGCCTGAAAAAGTTGAGATCCACGGGATTAACGTTGCCTACATGGATACTACAACGAGTCCTAAAAAAGACTTCTTTAGATACGTAAATGGAACATGGTTAGATTCTACCGAAATTCCAGGAGATCGTACTTCTTGGGGTAGCTTTATGGAATTAAGGGAAACTACAGATAACCACGCTCTTGCGCTATTAGATGAAGCTTCTAAAGATGAAAATCTTAAGGCGAATAGCGACCAGGCAAAAGCAGTAAATCTTTATAAAACTATTATGGATACCGTTGCTCGTAATGAGCAGGGCGTAAAACCAGTTTTACCTTATCTGGAAAAAGTAGATAAAATTGAAAATAAAGAAGATTTACAAGCTTATTTAACTGAAATGTCTAAATACGGCGGTGCAGGTTTTTTCTCATTCGGTGTACGTGCAGATGCTAAAAACAGTAATGAAAACGCGGCTTATCTTTATCCTGGAAACCTTGGTTTACCAGATCGCGATTATTACGTTGCTGAAGATTCAGATTCTAAAGAAAAGAAAGCAAAATATGAAGAGCATATCGCTCGCATGATGCAATTCTTAGACTACTCTGAAGATGACGCTAAAAAGCTTGCAAAATCTGTTGTAGCGTTTGAAACTAAACTTGCAGAGCCAAGATTGGATAAAGTAGAACGTCGTGATGCACGTAAAACTTATAATCCGATGACTGTTTCTGAACTTGAAAAAATGGTTCCGGCAATAGATTGGAATACCTATTTTGAAGAAATTGGAGCAGGAAAACTAGATACTATTATTGTATCCCAGCCAAAATACATGAAATCTATGCAAAGCCTTTTAGCTAAAAAGGATGTTGAAGCATGGAAAGATTATCTTACATGGACTGCTTTTGATGCCGCCGCCGGAATGCTTACCACTGAAATCGAGACTGCAAACTGGGAATTTTACTATAAAACTTTACGTGGAGCAAAAGAACAACGTCCTCGCAACGAGAGAGCGCTAGGAACTGTAAATGCTATGGTTGGCGAAGCGCTTGGCAAATTATATGTTGAAAAACATTTCCCGCCTGAAGCTAAAGAAAAAGCACAGGAAATGATCGCTAACGTGATTAAAGCTTACGAAAAGCGAATCAATAATCTTAGTTGGATGAGCGAAGACACTAAAAAGAAAGCGATCGAAAAGCTAGGAACTACTACCATAAAAGTAGGCTATCCAGATGAATGGAAAGATTACAGTGATTTAGAAATTACAGGTTCTGAAGATGGATCATATTTTCAAAATGTGATGAATGCTCGCAAATGGAGTGTTGCTGAAAATATTGACAAACTAGATGAACCGGTAGATAAATCTGAATGGTACATGGCGCCACAAACTGTGAACGCTTACTATAATCCTAGCTACAACGAGATTGTATTCCCAGCAGCTATTTTACAGCCACCTTTCTATGATTACAAAGCCGATGCTGCTGTAAATTACGGCGGAATTGGAGCGGTAATTGGTCATGAAATTTCTCATGGTTTTGATGATAGTGGTGCTCGTTTTGATGCTGAAGGAAACCTTAACAACTGGTGGACAGATGAAGATCTTACTCAATTTGAAGGTTTAGGGAAAGATTTGGCAGATCAGTATAGCGCTATTGAAGTTTTAGACAGTACTTTTATTAATGGTGAATTTACTTTAGGCGAAAATATTGGTGATCTTGGTGGTGTAAATGCTGCTTACGATGGTTTACAAATGCATTTAGAAGAACACGGTAATCCAGGAAAAATAGATGGATATACCCCAGAGCAGCGTTTTTTCCTTTCTTGGGCGACTGTATGGCGTACTAAAATGCGTGATGAAGCTTTAAAGAATAAAATTAAAACCGATCCTCACTCTCCAGGAATGTATAGAGCGTATGTGCCGCTACAAAATATTGATGCTTTTTATGAAGCCTTCAATATCACAGAAGGAGACTCAATGTATGTGAAGCCAGAAAATCGTGTGAAAATCTGGTAA
- a CDS encoding nuclear transport factor 2 family protein, protein MKHTLLFFSFCFISLLASSQTMPYQSNKEQDKNEISQTIDTWHKAAAEANFQNYFNLLTEDAIFIGTDATENWNKNEFKAYSKPHFDKGRAWSFKSVERNIYLEDKKGIAWFDELLDTHMGICRGSGVMRYENSSWKIVHYVLSIEIPNENVAEIVDIKKDIDSKLLEFLKKQQ, encoded by the coding sequence ATGAAACACACATTACTTTTCTTCAGCTTTTGCTTTATATCACTATTAGCATCATCACAAACGATGCCCTATCAATCTAATAAAGAACAAGATAAAAACGAAATTAGCCAGACTATCGACACTTGGCACAAAGCCGCTGCTGAAGCCAATTTTCAAAATTATTTTAACTTGCTTACAGAGGATGCTATCTTTATTGGTACCGATGCAACCGAGAATTGGAATAAAAACGAGTTCAAGGCATACTCAAAACCACACTTTGATAAAGGACGGGCATGGAGTTTTAAATCTGTAGAAAGGAATATTTATCTTGAAGATAAAAAAGGAATTGCGTGGTTCGATGAGCTACTCGATACACATATGGGCATTTGCCGTGGGTCTGGAGTGATGCGATATGAAAATAGCAGCTGGAAAATTGTCCATTATGTGCTTTCTATAGAAATACCTAACGAAAATGTCGCCGAAATAGTGGACATAAAAAAGGATATTGATTCTAAGCTCTTAGAATTCTTGAAAAAACAACAGTAA
- a CDS encoding NAD-dependent epimerase/dehydratase family protein, translated as MPTNILVIGASGQIGTELTLKLRELHGNTAVIASDIREGSEELMSSGPFEIANAMDFDAIEGLVDRYNIEVVYLMAAMLSATGEKVPMKAWELNMDSLFHVLNLARDKKIKRVFWPSSIAVFGHSTPKEQTPQTTIMEPTTVYGISKQTGERWCSYYHKKYGVDVRSIRYPGIISYKTLPGGGTTDYAVEIFHEALQNGKYTSFLSKETSLPMMYMDDAIKATIDIMDAPSEVIRVRSSYNLSAMSFTPAILAEEIKKHIPEFKISYEPDFRQDIADSWPSSIDDTEARKDWNWSPNFDIAELTNAMFSGIKSQLVSK; from the coding sequence ATGCCCACAAATATCTTAGTTATTGGAGCTAGCGGCCAGATAGGAACAGAGCTTACTTTAAAACTTCGTGAACTCCATGGAAATACAGCAGTAATTGCCAGCGACATTCGCGAGGGAAGTGAGGAGCTTATGTCTAGCGGACCTTTTGAAATTGCAAATGCAATGGATTTTGATGCAATTGAGGGATTAGTTGATCGTTACAATATAGAGGTCGTTTATCTTATGGCGGCAATGCTTAGCGCTACAGGTGAAAAAGTACCTATGAAAGCATGGGAATTAAATATGGATTCTTTATTTCATGTATTGAATCTGGCAAGAGATAAAAAGATTAAAAGAGTTTTCTGGCCTTCCAGTATCGCTGTATTTGGACATTCTACACCCAAAGAGCAGACACCACAAACAACGATTATGGAACCCACTACCGTTTATGGTATAAGTAAACAAACAGGGGAGCGCTGGTGCAGTTATTATCATAAAAAGTACGGTGTAGATGTGCGCAGTATTCGATATCCGGGAATAATTAGTTATAAAACCTTACCCGGTGGAGGTACCACAGATTATGCGGTAGAAATTTTTCACGAAGCCCTACAAAATGGAAAATATACATCATTCTTATCTAAGGAAACTTCCTTGCCTATGATGTACATGGATGATGCGATAAAGGCAACAATTGATATTATGGATGCACCTTCAGAAGTAATTAGGGTGCGTTCTTCTTATAATCTATCGGCTATGAGTTTTACTCCTGCAATTTTAGCGGAAGAAATCAAAAAGCATATTCCGGAATTTAAAATTAGTTATGAACCAGATTTTAGACAAGATATAGCAGATAGTTGGCCCTCAAGTATAGATGATACTGAAGCAAGAAAGGATTGGAACTGGAGTCCTAATTTTGATATCGCTGAGTTGACCAATGCGATGTTTAGCGGAATCAAGTCGCAATTAGTTAGCAAATAA